GCCATAACCGTAAGCGAAGAGCGGATCGTAGTTGGCATCTCCGACATTGATCGGCACCTGATCCATGCTTTTGGGCCAAGTGATGGGCAGCTTGCCAGAGAAGTTGAAATCTCCGAACAGCACATCGGCGACCCCTTGACCCTCTGAACCGGGCAGCCATGCAGCCACCAGAGCGTTCATTTTGGGCAGTTGATCGGTCAGGATCTGTGGACGGCCAGACACCACCACCACCACACACTTCATGGCCGAGCAGACGTTGTCAATGGCGCGGCGGTCTCCATCTCCGAGGACCAGATTTTCCCGGTCTCCCTGACCTTCGGCGTAGGGACGCTCGCCAACCACCACAATGCCAAGGTCGTAACCTTTGGCCTGATCGGGGTCGGGCCACTTCACGTAATCGACTTTTGAGGTGGAAGACACGGTTTTCTGGATGCCTTCAAGGATGCTGGTTCCGGGGATGATCTTGCCAGAGCCCCCCTGCCAGGTCATGGTCCAGCCCCCAGACTGGTTGCCGATGTCGTCTGCATTGCTGCCTGCCACCAGAATCTTGGCGGTGTCTTTCTTGATGGGAAGCACCTGCTCGTTTTTCAGGAGCACCAGAGACTCGCGCACAGCCTGACGGGCAAGGTCCCGGTGTTCCTGTGAGCCCAACTGGTTGAAATAACTGCGGTCCGTGAAGGGATTTTCAAAAAGCCCGAGTTTGAATTTCTGGGTGAGGATGCGGGACACCGCGTCGTCGATGCGACTCATGGGGATGTTGCCTTTTTCGACTTCGGACAGCAGGGTGTTGTAGAAACGGGGGTAGTTGTTGGGTTCCATCACCATGTCGATGCCTGCATTGATGGCCTCGCGCACATTCTTGGCTGGATCGTTGGAGATTTGATCGATGCCTGCCCAGTCGGAAATCACAAAGCCTTTGAAGCCCAGTTCGCCTTTCAGGAGATCGGTCAGCAGGTACTTGTGGCCGTGCAGTTTGACCCCATTCCAGCTGGAGAAAGAGGCCATGATGCTGCCCACCCCTTTTTCGATGGCAGCCTTGTAGGGGGGCAGGTGAATCTTGCGGAGTTCTTCTTCTGAAATGCGGGAATCCCCCTGATCGAGGCTGTAGTTTCCAGTGGTGCTGGAATCCAGAGCCGTGCCACCATCTGCCACAAAGTGCTTGGCGGTGGCCAGAACCGTTCCGGGCTGCCCGAGGTTGCCCTGCATGCCGTCAATGATGGACGTCATCATGGTGGCGATTTCAGGGTCTTCCCCGTAGGATTCGTACGTGCGACCCCAGCGTTCATCTCTGGCAATGCAGACGCATGGCGCAAAGTTCCAGCGGATGCCTGTGGCGTACACCTCTTTGGCGGTGGCTTCACCAATCTTCTTGACCAGCTCTGGATTGCGGGTGGCCCCAAGTCCGATGTTGTGGGGGAAAATGGTTGCACCATACACGTTGTTGTGACCGTGCACGGCGTCAATTCCGTACAGCATGGGGATTTTCAGAGGGGCCTTCAGGGTTTCACGCTGGTACATGTCGATCATGTTGGCCCAGCCCTCTGGGGAGTTGTCTGCTGGCACAGAACCGCCACCAGAGAGGATCGAACCGAAGGCGTAATAACTGACGTCATCAAGGTTTTTGATGTTGCCGCGTTCGGCCTGGGTCATCTGGCCGACTTTGTCTTCCAGAGACATTCTGGAGAGCAGGTCTTTGACCCGTTCCTCGACAGGCAATTTGGGATTCAAGTAAGGGGCATCCTGGCTCTGGGCTTGGGTGGAAACTGCACCGGTCAGCAAAAGGGCAGTCAGCATTCGGGTGGCTCGGGACTTGCGCAACATCACAACCTCCAGCATGAACTTTGTTTTTAAGGTTAACAATCTCAATATAACATCCCCTCTGGCTTCCTGCAATCGTTTTCATAAAATCAGCAATTGAACAAAATGTTACAGATTTAAATGTTCTCCTCATGCATCAAAACAAAAACAGCCCGGAGCTGGGTCCGGGCCTGTGAACAGCTTTTTCTTCAATCCCAGTCCAGAATCACTTTGCCAGACTGACCCGAGATCATCGTCTGAAAACCTTTTTCATAATCATCAATCGAAAAACGGTGGGTCAGGATCGGGGTGAGGTCGAGGCCACTCTGCAAAATGGCCACCATCTTGTACCACGTTTCAAACATTTCGCGACCATAGATGCCCTTGATGATCAGGCCCTTGAAAATCACGTTGTTCCAATCGATGGTCACGCCACTTCCGGGAATCCCGAGCAGGGCCACTTTGCCCCCGTGGTTCATGTGGGTCAGCATCTGGTTGAATGCAGGACCACTGCCACTCATTTCCAGCCCCACATCGAACCCCTCATGCATGTCCAGATCGTGCATGATGTCCTGCAGGTTTTCTTTGGCCACATTGACCGCTCTGGTGACCCCAAACTTGCGGGCCAGATCCAGACGGTAATCGTTGACATCGGTGATCACCACGTTGCGCGCACCCACATGCTTGGCCACCGCTGCTGCCATGATGCCGATGGGGCCTGCTCCCGTCACCAGCACATCTTCACCCACCAGATCAAAGGAAAGGGCGGTATGCACCGCATTGCCAAAGGGATCCAGAATGGAAGCAATCTCGTCTGGAATGTTGGCAGGCAGTTTGAAAGCATTGAACGCAGGAATCACCAGAT
Above is a window of Deinococcus misasensis DSM 22328 DNA encoding:
- a CDS encoding glycoside hydrolase family 3 protein, whose protein sequence is MLRKSRATRMLTALLLTGAVSTQAQSQDAPYLNPKLPVEERVKDLLSRMSLEDKVGQMTQAERGNIKNLDDVSYYAFGSILSGGGSVPADNSPEGWANMIDMYQRETLKAPLKIPMLYGIDAVHGHNNVYGATIFPHNIGLGATRNPELVKKIGEATAKEVYATGIRWNFAPCVCIARDERWGRTYESYGEDPEIATMMTSIIDGMQGNLGQPGTVLATAKHFVADGGTALDSSTTGNYSLDQGDSRISEEELRKIHLPPYKAAIEKGVGSIMASFSSWNGVKLHGHKYLLTDLLKGELGFKGFVISDWAGIDQISNDPAKNVREAINAGIDMVMEPNNYPRFYNTLLSEVEKGNIPMSRIDDAVSRILTQKFKLGLFENPFTDRSYFNQLGSQEHRDLARQAVRESLVLLKNEQVLPIKKDTAKILVAGSNADDIGNQSGGWTMTWQGGSGKIIPGTSILEGIQKTVSSTSKVDYVKWPDPDQAKGYDLGIVVVGERPYAEGQGDRENLVLGDGDRRAIDNVCSAMKCVVVVVSGRPQILTDQLPKMNALVAAWLPGSEGQGVADVLFGDFNFSGKLPITWPKSMDQVPINVGDANYDPLFAYGYGLKY
- the tdh gene encoding L-threonine 3-dehydrogenase, whose translation is MKALAKLEAREGIWMTEVDKPEVGPNDLLIRIKKSSICGTDVHIYKWDDWAQKTIPVPMHVGHEYMGVVETMGSEVRGFEIGDRVSGEGHITCGHCRNCRAGRRHLCRNTLGVGVNRPGSFAEYLVIPAFNAFKLPANIPDEIASILDPFGNAVHTALSFDLVGEDVLVTGAGPIGIMAAAVAKHVGARNVVITDVNDYRLDLARKFGVTRAVNVAKENLQDIMHDLDMHEGFDVGLEMSGSGPAFNQMLTHMNHGGKVALLGIPGSGVTIDWNNVIFKGLIIKGIYGREMFETWYKMVAILQSGLDLTPILTHRFSIDDYEKGFQTMISGQSGKVILDWD